In Mangifera indica cultivar Alphonso chromosome 1, CATAS_Mindica_2.1, whole genome shotgun sequence, a single genomic region encodes these proteins:
- the LOC123218515 gene encoding clavaminate synthase-like protein At3g21360, translated as MEFIEGKLNEEKVFEGLVFPKTLNPSICNGTTELLVKMIEEKREWLSEILKLHNAILFRGFNVSSPEEFRQVVEAFDWEEMPYMGPTNRVMVTNRIYNANEAPLHQFINFHHEMFLTKQYPSKILFLCTQPSPEGGETCILPSHIVVSKMEKEIPEFVSELEKKGFMFKIKTANVNSNAILGTTWKSYLNTEDEVEAKKRSMEKLGCNSVEFNEDGSAEFVYGPLNPIREFEGKRVWFIPIVRHSANKKDTRTSFGDGTPLPSKGLETYKNILDKVCVDIKWEKGDVMLLDNLSVQHGRRPAKPPRSVFVSLCK; from the exons atggaGTTTATTGAAGGAAAATTGAATGAAGAGAAGGTATTTGAGGGTCTAGTATTTCCAAAGacactcaatccttcaatttGTAATGGAACAACTGAGTTATTAGTAAAGATGATAGAAGAAAAACGTGAATGGCtaagtgaaatattaaaacttcaTAATGCAATCTTGTTCAGAGGATTCAACGTTTCATCTCCGGAGGAGTTCCGACAGGTGGTGGAAGCGTTTGATTGGGAGGAGATGCCATACATGGGGCCAACTAATCGAGTGATGGTCACAAATCGTATTTACAATGCTAATGAAGCTCCTCTCCACCAGTTTATCAATTTTCATCATGAGATGTTTTTG ACCAAACAATATCCTTCAAAGATACTGTTCCTGTGCACACAGCCATCTCCTGAAGGTGGAGAGACATGCATACTGCCCAGTCACATTGTAGTAAGCAAAATGGAAAAAGAGATTCCAGAATTTGTTTCCGAATTAGAGAAAAAAGGGtttatgttcaaaataaagACAGCAAATGTAAATTCAAATGCCATCCTTGGGACAACATGGAAGTCTTATTTGAACAccgaagatgaagttgaagccAAAAAGAG ATCAATGGAGAAGCTTGGTTGCAATTCGGTGGAATTCAATGAAGATGGAAGTGCAGAGTTTGTGTATGGACCATTAAATCCAATTAGGGAGTTTGAAGGAAAGAGGGTTTGGTTTATACCAATAGTAAGGCATTCAGCTAATAAGAAAGACACAAGGACTAGTTTTGGAGATGGAACTCCTCTTCCATCAAAAGGCTTAGAAACCTACAAAAACATATTGGATAAAGTGTGTGTTGACATCAAGTGGGAAAAGGGAGATGTAATGTTGCTTGACAACTTATCTGTGCAACATGGAAGGCGTCCTGCCAAGCCACCTCGTTCTGTATTTGTGTCCTTATGCAAATAA